TCCACGGCTTCGAGATCGGCCAGCGCGAGTTCGGTATCGATGATCTCGATGTCCGAAATCGGATCGATACGACCCACCACATGCACGATATCGGGATGCTCGAAACAGCGCACCACATGGGCGATCGCGTCGGTCTCGCGAATGTGCGCGAGGAACTGGTTGCCGAGGCCCTCGCCTTTCGATGCACCCGCTACGAGGCCTGCGATATCGACGAACTCCATCGTCGTGGGAATGATCTTCAGCGGCTTGGCGATACGCGATAGCGCCTCAAGCCGCGGATCGGGCACCGGCACGATGCCGACGTTCGGATCGATCGTGCAGAACGGATAATTTGCCGCCGCGATGCCGGCTTTGGTCAACGCGTTGAACAGGGTGGACTTGCCGACATTGGGCAGTCCGACGATGCCGCATTTGATGCCCATGAGGTAACTCCAGAAAAGTAAAAAAGTACAGAAAACGCAACTCGCTGCGCACCTTCAAACTAGCGCGGCGCGGCTTTGTCCGCGCCCACGGTGTGCAACAATTTCATGGCGCGCTCGAACTCGCCGTTGACCGCCAGCGGCAGCACATCCAGCGCCGCGGCAATCGCATCGACGATCGCATTTTCATCCGCCGCGCCAGGACGACCCAGCACCCACGGGCTGACCTTGTCGCGATGCCCAGGATGGCCGATACCCAGACGCAGGCGATGAAACTTGCCGTCGCCGAGGTGCGAAAAAATATCGCGCAAGCCGTTCTGGCCACCGTGGCCGCCATCGAACTTGATGCGAGCGGTACCTGGCGGCAAATCCAGATCGTCGTGTGCGACCAGCATTTCCTGCGGCTCAATCTTGTAATAACGCAACGCGGATGCCACCGCGATGCCACTTTTATTCATGAAGGTGGTCGGCTTGAACAGCCACAGCGGCACGCCATCGAGCGAGGCTTTTGCAGTCTCGCCATGCAGTTTGCTGTCGTTACCGAAACGCGCGCCGAGGCGCTGCGCCAAGGCGTCAATAAACCAGAACCCGGCGTTGTGCCGGGTTCTGAGATATTCCGTGCCTGGATTGCCCAGACCGACGATGAGGCGTAATCCAGCCATGCTGTGATTTGCCAAGTCCGAACGCCAGCCGCCCCGCTGATTTGTAGCGGGGACGGCCAGCAGGACTTACTTCTTCTTCGGCGCGGCAGGTGCAGCAGCCTTGGCTGCAGGCGCTGCTTTGCCAGCAGGCGCCGCTTTGGGCGCTGCCTTGCCGGCTGCCGGTGCGGCAGCCGCTGCTGCCTCGGGCTCGGGCTCGCCACCACCACGAGCTTCGGCAGCGGTAACGACCGGCTGGTCGTGTTCCTTGCCAAAACGCAGCTCGGGAATCTCCACGCCTTCCGGCAGGATCAATTCCGACAGATGCACGATCTGGCCGACTTCGAGCGCGCCGAGATCGACCGCGATGAACTCCGGCAGATCCTTCGGCAAACACAATACTTCGACTTCGGTCTGCGCATGCGAAATCACAACGCCAGACTTCTTGCCGGCCGGTGAGGTTTCCTGATTCAGGAAGTGCAGCGAAACACGCACACGAATCGGCTTGTTGATATCAACGCGCTGGAAATCCATGTGCAGGATCTGCGGCTTGAACGGATGGCGCTGCATATCGCGCAAAAGCACGGCTTGCACATCGCCATCCAGGCTCAGGTCGAGAATCGCCGAGTAGAACCACTCCTTGTGCGAGAGCAGGTAGATGGCATTGTGATCGAGCTGGATTGCCTTGGCTTCGAGATCGCCACCGTAAACCACGGCGGGGACTTTACCGGTACGACGCAGGCGGCGGCTCGCACCTTTGCCTGCATCAGTACGCAGCTCTACGGAAATTTTGTGATTGGTTGCCATTAGTTTTGCCTCTTTACGATAAACCGTCTAACGACGGCAGATGCTCTCCCGCGACCAGAAGAGCGGTGAATACTTGCCGACTCAACCCGGCAAGCCGACAACGGACGAAACATTCGCCCGCTGCAAAATCAATCCACGTACAACGAACTCACCGACTCGCCAAACGCAATACGGCGCATGGTTTCAGCCAGCAACTCGGCCACGCTGAGCTGGCGAATCTTGCTGCACTGGCGCGCCGCCTCTGTGAGCGGAATGGTATCGGTCACGACCAGCTCATCCATCTGCGAATTCTGCAGATTCTGGATCGCCAAGCCCGACAACACCGGATGCGTGCAATACGCCACGACCTTGCGCGCGCCGTTCTTTTTCAACGCCGCCGCTGCCGCACACAAGGTACCGGCGGTATCGACGATGTCATCGACCAGCACGCAGACCTTGCCTTCGACGTCGCCGATGATGTTCATCACGGTCGACTCATTGGCGCGCGGACGGCGCTTGTCGATGATCGCAAGTTCGGCATCGTCGAGGCGCTTCGCGATCGCTCGCGCGCGCACCACGCCGCCGACATCCGGCGATACCACGATCAAATCCTTGGTGCCCTGATAACGCCAGATGTCTGCCAGCAACACCGGCGAGGCATATACGTTATCGAGCGGAATATCGAAAAAACCCTGAATCTGGTCGGCATGCAGATCGACCGTCAACACCCGATCGGTGCCGACCGAGCTGACCATCTTCGCCGCAACCTTGGCCGTGATCGGCACACGCGCCGAACGCGGACGCCGATCCTGGCGCGCATAACCAAAATACGGAATCACCGCGGTCACCAACGCCGCCGACGCGCGTTTCAGCGCATCGATCAACACCAGCAACTCCATGAAATTATCCGCCGTCGGCACACACGTCGGCTGGATCACAAACACCTCTTGCCGGCGCACGTTTTCCTCGATCTCGACCTGCACTTCGCCATCGCTGAAACGACTGACCAACGCCTTGCCGAGCGGCGCCCCGAGCTCGTGACACACGGCTTGCGCCAAGGGCCGATTCGCGTTGCCGGTAAAAACCAGAATGCCTGATGAGTTCACACGTCACCTGATGGGGAACTGCTGAAAAAATGCCCTGCCGCCGAAACTTCGATTGTGGAAATAGTGCTTCCACAACCTCGAATTCCTTGCTACGCCGGGAATTCGCCCCTTAAACAATGGGGGTTACAAAGAGCAAAATCTTGCGTCCCAACCACCCCACACCGCTGTGTTGCTGACGGCATGAAGTCCACTGCACGATGTCGTGCTCCTGCGGATATAACCTGACTGAACTGAATGAATGGCTGGGACGGTAGGACTCGAACCTACGAATGCGGGGATCAAAACCCCGTGCCTTACCAACTTGGCGACGTCCCAGCGGAAACTCGATGAATCTGGCTACCGCTTGCGCCGATGTTTCCAGACCACACAAACCTGATGCAACGAACTTGCAAAACCTGACTCAACGCTGCGTAAATGATGGGTGGAATCAGCGCGTTGCGCCAATAGAATCAACCCGAATTTACCCAGCGACAGAAAACTCATGTGCCATTTTCAACAACGGCGAAACATTGATTCCGCGCGCCACGTGCACCACGAACTCTGGCGGACATTGCTGCGCGATCGCATTCGCCGCTTCGATATTCGACACGGCGGCAAACACACAACCACCGCTGCCGGACAATCGCGACTCGCCGAATCGATCCAGCCAATGCATTGCCGCATCGACGGCCGCGAAACGTGCACGCACCACCGGCGCAAACGAATTTGCGACCAGCTCACCGGAAACCAAGCCACGAATTGTCCCGCGTGGCGTGTTGCGTGTCAATTCCGGCGCGCGGAAAAGTTCAGCAGTCGGCACACATACTTGCGGATCGAGGATGACGTACACCTGCTCGGGAAGGGTAATCGCGGTCAGTTCTTCGCCGATGCCTTCAGCCCACGCGCTATGGCCGCGCACGAATACCGGCACATCGGCACCAAGGCGCAAACCGAGTGCGGCGAGCGTGTCGATATCCAGACCGGTCTGCCACAAGAGGTTAAGCCCGACCAGCACGCTGGCCGCATCCGAGCTGCCGCCGCCCAGACCGCCGCCCATCGGGATGCGTTTCTCCACCGCGATATCGGCACCGAGCGGCGTCGCGGCATGTTCCTGCAACAGCTTCGCCGCGCGCAGGCAGAGGTCGCTTTGCAGCGATACACCAGGCAATTCGGTCGCGCGCGAAATCTCGCCATCGGCACGCACGCGCAAGCGAATGCTGTCGCCCCAGTCGAGCAGCTGAAATGCCGTCTGCAGCAGATGGTAACCATCAGCGCGCTGGCCAACGATATGCAGGAACAGATTGAGCTTGGCGGGTGCCGGCCAGCTACTCCAGCCGGCTTGACCGTTCATCAGTGCGGATGACATGCGAGGTTTTACGGATCGAACGACCAGCGCTCGATCACCATGCGCACGCGATACGGTGGCTTGGCGGCGAACACCTTGCGCGGCAATGGCGGATTCAGCGTATCGAAATATTCCTTGTATTCGACCGTCCAGCCGGACTGCTGCAATACCGCCGGCAATGAATGATCGTTATAGCTGATCTGCGCCTTGCCTTGCGGCGCACGCAGCGCACGCACCCACGCCGTGAGCTCGTGCAGCGGCACGATCCAGCCCACCTTGTCGCGCAATAATTCGGCCGGATCGGTGCCGACCAGCGGCATCGCCTCGACACCTTCGAGAATCGCTTCGTGCGCATCACCGTGCAGATGCCAAGTCTTGCCGGTGACCGGCGCGTGCACGGTGAAATCGTAGCGATCGCCGTGCTGCTGCCACTCGAGCTCGCCGCTGCCGCCGTCATCGCCGTTGGATACCGCGATGCGTGCTTTCAAGGTCCAGTTCGATTGCGCACCCAGCGCTGCTTCACGCGCTGATTGCGCTTGCGCCAGATTGCTGTCCTCGCGCAAACGCACGGGCGCGCAGGCGGCCAGCGTGAGCGCCGTCAAAACGACCAGCCACGATGCGACATTTCGCGCCAAACCTGCGCAAGAATTCATGCGCCGAGCCTGTGCTGGGTTTCGAGCAGCGACTTGTTCTTGCCATCCTGTTTGCTGCCTTCGGCCCACACCTTGCGCGCCTCGTCCTTGTTGCCGGAGATCCACAATACCTCGCCGAAATGCGCGGCGATTTCCGCATCCGGCTGGCGCTCGAACGCACGTCGCAAACTTTTCACCGCATCGACCAGATTACCAAGTCGATATTGCACCCAGCCCAGGCTATCGATGATCGCCGGATCATCCGGCTTCAAGCTCAGCGCTTTCTGGATCAGGCCGAGCGCTTCATCCTTGTGCTCGGTGCGATCCGCCAGCGTGTAGCCGAGCGCATTCAGCGCATCCGCATCGTTGGGCTTGAGTTCAACCACACGACGCAGATCCTTCTCCGCATTCGCAGTTTGGTTGAGTTCCTCGCTCAGCAACGCGCGGCCGTACAACAGCCGCGTATCGTCCGGCAGCGCCTTGAGTCCGCGCGTGTACGCATCGACTGCCTGCGGGCGACGATCCTGATGATTCAGCAATTCTGCCTCGAGCTGGAACGCCTCGCCGAGCGCCTTGCGATCATCGCCGGCGCGCGCCTGAATCGTATGCACAAGCTCCAGCGCATCGGCACCTTTGCCCTGTTGATCGAGCAGGATTGCGATGCGCGTCTGCGCATCGAAATAATGATCGTCGTCCTCATCCACCTGCCCATACCAGCGCTGCGCCTCGGGCTTGAGTTCGAGCAGTTCGGCGAGCTGGCCGAGCAAGGTCAGTCGCTCGCTGGGACGCGGCGCAGGCAAGGCTTCGATTTCCTTGTACAAGGCTTCGATCAATTTTTTATCGCTGGCCCGTGCGGCATACGCGGCGCGCGCGGAATAAATCAGATCATCCTGCGGACCGCGTGCCAGCAGGCGCGCGGCTTCGGCATTCTCGCCCATGTCGCTGAGCAGCTTGGCGTAGCCGATACGCAGGCGCGGATTTTTCGCATCGTGTTGCAACGACTCGGCATACAAAGTTTTGGCGCGCTTCCGGTCGTCCGCACGCAACGCCAGCTGCGCCGCCCACGCATACGCCTCGCTAGTATGGAACCGCGTGACGGCCTGATCGGCAAGTTGCGTCGACAGCGCACTACGATCGAGTTTCAATGCGAGCTGACTGATCGCGACCCAGATCTCGCCCTGCTTGCCGAGTTGCTCGGGCGTGGCGAGACGTTGCAACAAATCACCCGCGAGTTTTTTGTCCGAAGCACTCAGCAACGTCAGGCCTACCGCCTGCCAGCCATTGCTTTGTTGAGGCCGTCCATCGGGATGCAGCCGCACCAGCTCGAGCAAACTCGCATACGCCGCATCACTGTGGCCGGCGACCAGATCGAGCGTAGCGCGCGCCTGCAAAATTCCCGCGTCGTTCGGACTCAAAACCTGCCAACGCGACAACGCCTGATTGGCGCGATCCCAATGTTTGCCGGCCAACGCCACCTGCGTCGCCTGCGCCGCCACGGCGGGATCGTTGCTGATCAGCGCTGCGTCGAGATAACCGCTGCCGGCGCTATCGACATCACCATGACTCAGCGCAAATTCCGCGCTCATGAGTTTGAGCAGAACGTCTTGGTCGGGCGATTGCGCAGGCACTTGCAGATGCGTCAGCGGCTCATTGATATTCGACGTATGCGTCGATGTCGCGGGCAACGTGGCGCAGGCGCTGAGCATCGTCGCCACAACAATGCCTGCACCAAACAGGCGCAGCGCCGATGCAGCAAATAGCGAGCTGGAAATCCAAACCAAATTTTTCATCTTCGGAAAATCTCTTGACTACTGACTCGATGACATTCGCTACGCAAACAGGCTGACAGCACGCCTAAAAACCACCTCGCGCATGAAGCGGAGTGCCGAGATAAATGACGAAACAAGCTGCGGCGAAGGCGACGATATAGAGAAAAACGATACCGACGCATGCCAGATAGTTTTGTCGTGCCCGAAACCAGAAATAGAGGCGATGCAGCCGTTCCCAAGCAGCCAGCATGCCCATACACGCTGGAATTGCCGCCAGTTTAGTTAGGCCGAATGCCAACATCACCAGCGCTACAACTGAAAAAAGCGCAACCGCCCAAAGAATCTTTTTTGCTTCGCCAGTCACATCCACATTCAAAGGTGCACGGGTGTTCATTCGCAACTACATCCTTGGGTTGTTCTGTGCTTACAAACATCTACGCAGCGCTAAGCAAATAATCGTCTTACTTGATCTTGCTCGGTCGCGCCCGCAAAATTGCGCGCTTGAACACTTCTTCCTGCCATCATCGTGTGCGCTTTTACCCTTGCGCCATCGACGTTTTTGACCGCTAGCTTAGCCGATTTCTGCCACTGCGGCCTCACCATTTATGGCTTTGATTGCCCTCGGACTCAACCACCTCACCGCGCCGCTGGATCTGCGCGAGCAGGTGGCGTTCGCGCCAGAAAACACCGCCGATGCATTGTCCGACCTGGTACGTCAGCCCGGCGTGAGCGAAGCGCTGATCCTCTCCACCTGCAATCGCACCGAGTTATATTGCACGGTCGACAGCGGGGCGGAGACCATTCCGCAGCGCTGGTTGCTCTCGCATCACGGCTTAGGCACGCGCAAGCTCGATGAGTTCCTTTACCGCCACGACGAAAACGCTGCGGTCCGGCATATTTTTCGTGTCGCCACCGGACTGGATTCGATGGTGCTGGGCGAGCCGCAAATCCTCGGCCAGGTCAAGGATGCGTACCAGTTGGCGCGTACCGCGCACAGCCTCGGCACGCCGATGGAACGCCTGCTGCAACAAACTTTTGCCGTGGCCAAGCGCGTGCGCAGCGATACCCGCATCGGCGCGAATACGGTGTCGGTCGCCTACACCGCGGTGCGGCTGGCCGAGCGCGTTTTCACCGATCTCAAGCAGGCGTGCGTATTGTTGATCGGCGCTGGCGAAACCATCGAACTGGCGGCGCGACATCTGTTTGACGCGCCGGCGCGTCGGCTGATCGTCGCCAATCGTACGCTCGAACATGCGCAGGCGCTGGCAAGCCGATTCTCCGGTTACGCGATCGCGCTGGACGATCTGCCGCAACATCTGGCCGAAGCCGATATCGTGATTTCATCCACAGCGAGTCGCGAGCCGATACTCACGCGCAAGATGGTGGCCGATGCGATCCGCGCGCGTCGGCACAAGCCGATGTTTCTGGTCGACATCGCCGTGCCGCGCGATATCGAGGCCGATGTCGCCAAACTCGATGATGTTTTTCTCTACACCATCGACGATCTGCGCGACGTCATCAACGAAAACATGCAAGGCCGCCAGCAAGCTGCGCGCGAGGCCGAAACCATCATCGACCTGCAAGTCGAGCGTTATCTGGCATGGCGTCGCACGCTTGATGTTCGCAATCCGATTCTGCAGTTGCGCGCCGGTGCCGAAGCACAACGCGATGAAGTCTTGAGCAAGGCACGCCAGTTGCTGAATGCTGGACGCACGCCCGAGCAGGCGTTGGAATTTCTCGCCAACACACTCACTAACAAACTGCTGCACACGCCGAGCGCCAACCTGCGTGACGCGGCGTTGCGTGGCGATCACGATCTGCTGCTGGCCGCCGAACGCCTGTACGATGCCAGCGCCAGCACGCACGACATTCCGGACAAGGACGCATGACTCCATCGATTCGCCGCAAGCTCGAGCAACTCTCCGAGCGCCATCAGGAAGTCGCGATGCTGCTCGCGCAACCGGATGCGCTGAGCGATCAAAATCGCTTTCGTACGCTGTCGAAAGAATACGCACAGCTCGAACCGGTTTCCGCCGCGCTCGCCAATTACAACACGTTGAGCCAATCGCTCGATGCGGCGCAGCTCATGCTGAAAGATCCCGAGATGCGTGATCTCGCGGTCGAGGAAATCGCCGAGCTGGAAACCACGCGCACGCAACTCGATCGCGATTTGAATCTGCTGCTGCTGCCGAAAGATCCGCGCGACGATGCGAATATTTTTCTCGAAGTACGCGCCGGTACCGGCGGTGACGAAGCCGCGATTTTTGCCGGCGACCTGTTTCGCATGTATGCGCGTTACGCCGAACGCCGCCGCTGGACTTTGGAAATTCTGAGCCAGAGCGATGGCGAACACGGCGGCTACAAGGAAATCATTGCACGCGTGGAAGGCCGCGGTGCGTTCTCGCAACTGAAGTTCGAATCCGGTACGCATCGTGTGCAACGCGTGCCTGAAACCGAAGCGCAAGGTCGCATCCATACGTCTGCGGCGACGGTCGCAATCCTACCCGAGCTCGATGAAATCGACGAGATCGAAATCAATCCAGCCGATCTCAAAACCGATACGTTTCGCGCCAGTGGCGCGGGTGGCCAGCACGTCAACAAGACCGACTCGGCGATCCGCATCACGCATATCCCGACTGGCACTGTGGTCGAGTGCCAGGACGAGCGCAGCCAGCACAAGAATCGTGCGCGCGCGATGTCGTTGCTGAAAGCGCGATTGCTCGACGAACAACGCGGCAAGCAGAATGCAGAGCAAGCCGAATCGCGCCGATTGCAGGTCGGCTCGGGTGATCGTAGCCAGCGCATCCGCACCTACAATTTTCCGCAAGGCCGCGTCACCGATCACCGCATCAATCTGACGTTGTATCGCCTGCCGGAAATCATCCAGGGCGATCTCGATGCGGTAATCGAACCGCTGACGCAGGAGTTCCAGGCCGATCAGCTCAAGGCGCTGACGCTGGATTGAAAAGTCAGGAGCCCGGCGCCTCAACAAATGGATCCCAGTCTGCGCTGGGATGACGAGCACAAAACTACTTGACCAACGCATCAAACTCGGAACGATGCTGTGCCCTTCGAATCACACGACGATCCCCCGCTGAAAACAGCACCGACACCATCCCCACGCTGGCGTGTATTCGCACTAACCATCGCTGCACTGATCGGTTTTGCCGCCAACTCGCTTTTATGCCGACTGGCATTGCGTGATGCATCGATTGATGCGCTGTCGTTCACCGCGATCCGCATCGTTTCCGGCGCGCTATTCCTGATCGCGCTGATGCTGTTTCAGCGCAAGCGCATTGCCGGCAACTGGATTTCCGCACTCGCGCTCGCCACGTATGCCGTCGCCTTCTCGCTCGCTTACGCGGCGCTTTCGGCGGGTACCGGCGCGGTGATTTTGTTCGGCTGCGTGCAGTTCACGATGATCGCCGTCGGCCTCGCGCGCAACGAGCGCCCGGCCCCGCTAGCATGGCTCGGCTTGGGCATCGGTCTGGTCGCGTTGATTGCGCTAGTCGCACCGGGAATCAGTGCACCGCCCTTGTTCAGCGCGCTATTGATGGCGCTCGCCGGCGCATCGTGGGCAATTTATTCACTGCGCGGTCGCGGCGCCGGCGATGCGATCGCCAACACTGCCGGAAATTTCCTGCGCGCGAGCCCGCTGGTGATCGCAATGCTGGTGTTTCAAACCGGCGCCCACCTGAGCTCACCCGGCGTGATTTACGCGTTGTTATCCGGTGTGGTCGCGTCCGGCATCGGCTACGTATTGTGGTACACCGCCCTGCCCGGCTTGAGCGCGTTCCGCGCCGCCACCGTACAACTCGCCGTGCCGGTGGTCGCCGCGCTCGGCGGTATTTTGTTGCTGGATGAATCGCTCACGCTGCGGTTGTTATTGGCCGGCAGCGCGATCCTCGGCGGAATTATTCTGGCGACTTTGGTGAAGTCGCGCAGCGTGGCAACGTCGCACGCACCCTCGGGGAAATAATCGGCTCGTCAATCCAACACGTACATGCAAAGCATCGCCGGTCGAAACGCAGAATCGAAGATCTGGAAATTGCTATTTTGCAAATTTCCCGCTTCAATTGATTTCAGTTTTTATCGCCGGGCACTTGGCTTGTATTTGCCGCATCGGTAACGGAAATCTTCCACCAAACCAAGGATGATCGATGAAAAAACATTGGCGCATATTTCTACTTGTGAGCATCGCCGCCGCAATTGGGATGTATGTGGCGCTCGATAGACACCACCTCAGCGTTGCGACCACCGCCACACCCGCGGCGCCTACTCCACCATCGGCCCTCCTTGCAAAAACGCCGACGTCGACAACAGCCCCAACGGCAATAGTCGCCCAGGCAAACACGCTTTCGCCAATGAAGGTCAGACAGAACAAGGCCAATGCCTACTCAGCGACGCGCGATTTGTCTGCCTATATCGACAAGCTGCAAACCGACGGCAGCAGCGAGGACGAAATACTGACCACCAAGGCAAGAGCCATGGAGGAATGCTTTCTCTTCGCGATACGCCCGAACTACGCCGCGGAAGCGATCGAATCTCGCGCCAGAATCACTCAGGAAAATTCGGCGCAGTTTCGCGAGTACATCGCCACGCTTTCGCAGCGCTGCAGCGCACTAATCCAAAAAGAACAAGTCAGCCTAAAAACCGTGAGGTCCAACTACGCCAAGGCCGCT
The sequence above is drawn from the Pseudolysobacter antarcticus genome and encodes:
- the ispE gene encoding 4-(cytidine 5'-diphospho)-2-C-methyl-D-erythritol kinase → MSSALMNGQAGWSSWPAPAKLNLFLHIVGQRADGYHLLQTAFQLLDWGDSIRLRVRADGEISRATELPGVSLQSDLCLRAAKLLQEHAATPLGADIAVEKRIPMGGGLGGGSSDAASVLVGLNLLWQTGLDIDTLAALGLRLGADVPVFVRGHSAWAEGIGEELTAITLPEQVYVILDPQVCVPTAELFRAPELTRNTPRGTIRGLVSGELVANSFAPVVRARFAAVDAAMHWLDRFGESRLSGSGGCVFAAVSNIEAANAIAQQCPPEFVVHVARGINVSPLLKMAHEFSVAG
- the hemA gene encoding glutamyl-tRNA reductase, whose product is MALIALGLNHLTAPLDLREQVAFAPENTADALSDLVRQPGVSEALILSTCNRTELYCTVDSGAETIPQRWLLSHHGLGTRKLDEFLYRHDENAAVRHIFRVATGLDSMVLGEPQILGQVKDAYQLARTAHSLGTPMERLLQQTFAVAKRVRSDTRIGANTVSVAYTAVRLAERVFTDLKQACVLLIGAGETIELAARHLFDAPARRLIVANRTLEHAQALASRFSGYAIALDDLPQHLAEADIVISSTASREPILTRKMVADAIRARRHKPMFLVDIAVPRDIEADVAKLDDVFLYTIDDLRDVINENMQGRQQAAREAETIIDLQVERYLAWRRTLDVRNPILQLRAGAEAQRDEVLSKARQLLNAGRTPEQALEFLANTLTNKLLHTPSANLRDAALRGDHDLLLAAERLYDASASTHDIPDKDA
- a CDS encoding 50S ribosomal protein L25/general stress protein Ctc, producing MATNHKISVELRTDAGKGASRRLRRTGKVPAVVYGGDLEAKAIQLDHNAIYLLSHKEWFYSAILDLSLDGDVQAVLLRDMQRHPFKPQILHMDFQRVDINKPIRVRVSLHFLNQETSPAGKKSGVVISHAQTEVEVLCLPKDLPEFIAVDLGALEVGQIVHLSELILPEGVEIPELRFGKEHDQPVVTAAEARGGGEPEPEAAAAAAPAAGKAAPKAAPAGKAAPAAKAAAPAAPKKK
- the lolB gene encoding lipoprotein insertase outer membrane protein LolB, which gives rise to MNSCAGLARNVASWLVVLTALTLAACAPVRLREDSNLAQAQSAREAALGAQSNWTLKARIAVSNGDDGGSGELEWQQHGDRYDFTVHAPVTGKTWHLHGDAHEAILEGVEAMPLVGTDPAELLRDKVGWIVPLHELTAWVRALRAPQGKAQISYNDHSLPAVLQQSGWTVEYKEYFDTLNPPLPRKVFAAKPPYRVRMVIERWSFDP
- a CDS encoding ribose-phosphate diphosphokinase: MNSSGILVFTGNANRPLAQAVCHELGAPLGKALVSRFSDGEVQVEIEENVRRQEVFVIQPTCVPTADNFMELLVLIDALKRASAALVTAVIPYFGYARQDRRPRSARVPITAKVAAKMVSSVGTDRVLTVDLHADQIQGFFDIPLDNVYASPVLLADIWRYQGTKDLIVVSPDVGGVVRARAIAKRLDDAELAIIDKRRPRANESTVMNIIGDVEGKVCVLVDDIVDTAGTLCAAAAALKKNGARKVVAYCTHPVLSGLAIQNLQNSQMDELVVTDTIPLTEAARQCSKIRQLSVAELLAETMRRIAFGESVSSLYVD
- the prfA gene encoding peptide chain release factor 1 codes for the protein MTPSIRRKLEQLSERHQEVAMLLAQPDALSDQNRFRTLSKEYAQLEPVSAALANYNTLSQSLDAAQLMLKDPEMRDLAVEEIAELETTRTQLDRDLNLLLLPKDPRDDANIFLEVRAGTGGDEAAIFAGDLFRMYARYAERRRWTLEILSQSDGEHGGYKEIIARVEGRGAFSQLKFESGTHRVQRVPETEAQGRIHTSAATVAILPELDEIDEIEINPADLKTDTFRASGAGGQHVNKTDSAIRITHIPTGTVVECQDERSQHKNRARAMSLLKARLLDEQRGKQNAEQAESRRLQVGSGDRSQRIRTYNFPQGRVTDHRINLTLYRLPEIIQGDLDAVIEPLTQEFQADQLKALTLD
- a CDS encoding tetratricopeptide repeat protein; translated protein: MKNLVWISSSLFAASALRLFGAGIVVATMLSACATLPATSTHTSNINEPLTHLQVPAQSPDQDVLLKLMSAEFALSHGDVDSAGSGYLDAALISNDPAVAAQATQVALAGKHWDRANQALSRWQVLSPNDAGILQARATLDLVAGHSDAAYASLLELVRLHPDGRPQQSNGWQAVGLTLLSASDKKLAGDLLQRLATPEQLGKQGEIWVAISQLALKLDRSALSTQLADQAVTRFHTSEAYAWAAQLALRADDRKRAKTLYAESLQHDAKNPRLRIGYAKLLSDMGENAEAARLLARGPQDDLIYSARAAYAARASDKKLIEALYKEIEALPAPRPSERLTLLGQLAELLELKPEAQRWYGQVDEDDDHYFDAQTRIAILLDQQGKGADALELVHTIQARAGDDRKALGEAFQLEAELLNHQDRRPQAVDAYTRGLKALPDDTRLLYGRALLSEELNQTANAEKDLRRVVELKPNDADALNALGYTLADRTEHKDEALGLIQKALSLKPDDPAIIDSLGWVQYRLGNLVDAVKSLRRAFERQPDAEIAAHFGEVLWISGNKDEARKVWAEGSKQDGKNKSLLETQHRLGA
- the pth gene encoding aminoacyl-tRNA hydrolase, which codes for MAGLRLIVGLGNPGTEYLRTRHNAGFWFIDALAQRLGARFGNDSKLHGETAKASLDGVPLWLFKPTTFMNKSGIAVASALRYYKIEPQEMLVAHDDLDLPPGTARIKFDGGHGGQNGLRDIFSHLGDGKFHRLRLGIGHPGHRDKVSPWVLGRPGAADENAIVDAIAAALDVLPLAVNGEFERAMKLLHTVGADKAAPR
- a CDS encoding DMT family transporter; the encoded protein is MPFESHDDPPLKTAPTPSPRWRVFALTIAALIGFAANSLLCRLALRDASIDALSFTAIRIVSGALFLIALMLFQRKRIAGNWISALALATYAVAFSLAYAALSAGTGAVILFGCVQFTMIAVGLARNERPAPLAWLGLGIGLVALIALVAPGISAPPLFSALLMALAGASWAIYSLRGRGAGDAIANTAGNFLRASPLVIAMLVFQTGAHLSSPGVIYALLSGVVASGIGYVLWYTALPGLSAFRAATVQLAVPVVAALGGILLLDESLTLRLLLAGSAILGGIILATLVKSRSVATSHAPSGK